Proteins from one Coffea arabica cultivar ET-39 chromosome 8c, Coffea Arabica ET-39 HiFi, whole genome shotgun sequence genomic window:
- the LOC113722452 gene encoding ubiquitin carboxyl-terminal hydrolase 9-like isoform X4 — MYKKITLCVIKIIHSKKYIRPTEIVAPAAVCALLRWVGTVWKEGRSKNRGNGWWLQLFEGMDRYVALRPGERVLLSWIMTIPDSGYMMENGSIELPCTPEEEKRIVLELSRRAESNLREGNVYYVVSTRWYMGWQKYTGQPVGVFTFNEPPTEAPTSSAADRPGPIDNSDLVLNGSDGADPQLLRTVEEGRDYVLVPKDVWERLYAWYKGGPVLARKMISAGDSKQFHVEVFPLCLTLVDARDNSQSVVRLSKKASLHELYKTVCRLKGVESEKARIWDYFNKQKQTVLVVSNQTLEESSLQMDQHILLEVQIDGFWPSGFGMDSTGNDLALVPVEPLRSSVTIAGGPTLSNGYSSSYSSNIYGVINLSSTNGDMEDGYESSRSMTRVDRGGLAGLQNLGNTCFMNSAIQCLVHTPPIFEYFLEDYSSEINRQNPLGMHGELALAFGELLRKLWSSGRTPVAPRAFKTKLARFAPQFSGYNQHDSQELLAFLLDGLHEDLNRVKQKPYIETKDSDGRPDEEVADEYWRYHKARNDSIIVDVFQGQYKSTLVCPVCNKISITFDPFMYLSLPLPSTATRTMTVTVFYGDGSGLPMPYTVTVLKHGCCKDLIQALGAACCLRTDEYLLLAEVYEHRIYRYLENPSEVLGTIKDDEHIVAFRLPKNGAELTRLEIAHRIGEKSLFCNTNLHFSSDNLRASERKLFLTPLITFLEDPQSGADIDLAVHRMLSPLRKKGYSSSISIRNGRESTNGCSTQLGPGTQSAENCESEEMSINSLSFHLCIMEDSGLSRRRISKETVIKFGRVVKVMLDWTEREFDLYDASYLKDLPEVHKTGLTMKKTKQEAISLFSCLDAFLKEEPLGPDDMWYCPRCKEHRQASKKLDLWRLPDILVFHLKRFSYSRWLKNKLDTFVNFPTCNLDLSNYVKSNEASEGSHVYELYAISNHYGGLGGGHYSAYCKLIDDNRWYHFDDAHVSPVSEDEIKTSAAYVLFYRRVRGKPNGAVGEPSHGYRAF, encoded by the exons ATGTATAAAAAAATTACACTGTGTGTAATTAAAATTATACACAGTAAAAAATACATACGACCGACAGAAATAGTTGCACCTGCAGCAGTTTGTGCCCTTCTCCGTTGGGTTGGGACTGT gtggaaggaaggaaggagTAAGAATAGGGGAAATGGTTGGTGGCTCCAACTTTTTGAGGGCATGGATAGATACGTCGCTTTGAG GCCGGGGGAACGGGTTCTTCTGAGTTGGATCATGACGATTCCGGATTCTGGGTATATGATGGAGAACGGATCCATTGAATTGCCGTGCACCCCTGAAGAGGAAAAGAGGATTGTTCTCGAATTATCCCGACGAGCTGAATCCAATCTCCGTGAAGGCAATGTTTATTACGTTGTCTCCACTAG GTGGTACATGGGCTGGCAAAAGTACACCGGGCAACCTGTTGGAGTTTTTACTTTTAATGAACCTCCTACTGAAGCTCCAACCTCCAGTGCCGCAGACAGGCCTGGACCAATAGATAATAGTGATTTAGTGTTAAATGGCAGTGACGGTGCTGACCCTCAGCTTCTTCGAACGGTGGAAGAAGGACGTGACTATGTATTAGTTCCAAAAGATGTGTGGGAAAGGCTTTATGCATG GTACAAAGGGGGACCAGTACTAGCCAGGAAGATGATTTCCGCTGGAGATAGTAAGCAGTTCCATGTGGAGGTTTTTCCTCTCTGTCTTACCTTGGTTGACGCTAGAGACAATAGTCAATCTGTTGTAAGGTTAAGTAAAAAG GCTTCTTTGCATGAACTTTATAAGACAGTATGCCGCCTTAAAGGAGTAGAGTCAGAAAAG GCACGAATCTGGGACTATTTTAATAAACAGAAGCAGACAGTTTTGGTTGTTTCAAACCAAACCTTGGAGGAATCTAGCTTGCAGATGGATCAACAT ATTCTGCTTGAGGTGCAGATTGATGGATTTTGGCCTTCAGGATTTGGCATGGATTCAACAGGAAATGACTTGGCTCTGGTTCCAGTTGAACCATTAAGGTCATCTGTTACAATTGCAGGAGGTCCAACTTTATCTAATGGTTATTCCAGTAGTTATAGCTCCAATATATACGGAGTGATTAATTTGAGCTCCACGAATGGGGATATGGAGGATGGATATGAGAGTTCAAGATCTATGACCAGAGTGGATAGAGGTGGATTGGCAGGATTGCAAAATTTAGGGAATACATGCTTTATGAACAGTGCTATTCAATGTTTGGTTCATACACCACCCATTTTTGAGTACTTCTTGGAAGACTACAGCAGCGAGATCAACAGACAAAATCCTTTAGGAATGCAT GGTGAGCTTGCACTTGCTTTTGGTGAACTCTTGAGGAAACTATGGTCATCTGGGCGGACACCAGTTGCACCCCGAGCTTTCAAGACAAAACTTGCTCGTTTTGCTCCGCAGTTTAGTGGTTATAACCAGCATGATTCACAG GAACTCCTGGCCTTTCTCCTTGATGGGCTGCATGAAGATTTGAATCGTGTAAAGCAAAAGCCATACATTGAGACGAAGGATTCTGATGGTCGCCCAGATGAGGAGGTAGCCGATGAATATTGGAGATATCACAAGGCTAGAAATGACTCCATCATAGTTGATGTTTTCCAG GGTCAATATAAGTCAACATTGGTTTGCCCGGTTTGCAACAAGATATCAATAACATTTGACCCCTTCATGTACTTGTCATTGCCTCTTCCTTCAACAGCTACAAGAACAATGACAGTTACAGTTTTTTATGGCGATGGGAGTGGCCTTCCAATGCCCTATACAGTCACTGTGTTAAAACATGGCTGCTGTAAAGATCTGATTCAAGCTTTAGGTGCAGCTTGCTGCTTAAGGACTGATGAATATCTGTTGCTTGCAGAG GTCTATGAGCATCGAATATATAGATACTTGGAAAATCCTTCTGAAGTGCTGGGTACAATTAAGGACGATGAACATATTGTTGCATTCAGACTCCCCAAGAATGGTGCTGAATTAACAAGGCTGGAGATAGCTCACCGAATCGGAGAGAAGTCCTTGTTTTGCAATACAAA TTTGCATTTTTCCAGCGATAATCTGAGGGCTAGTGAGAGGAAGCTTTTCTTGACACCACTTATTACTTTCTTGGAAGACCCTCAGTCTGGAGCAGATATTGATCTCGCTGTACACCGAATGCTGTCTCCTCTACGAAAGAAAGGATATTCATCATCTATTTCAATTCGTAATGGCAGGGAATCAACCAATGGCTGCAGTACCCAGTTAGGACCCGGGACACAGTCTGCAGAGAACTGTGAATCAGAAGAAATGTCTATCAATTCTTTGTCATTTCATCTTTGTATAATGGAGGACAGTGGTTTAAGTCGCAGACGTATTTCAAAGGAGACTGTAATCAAATTTGGTCGAGTTGTAAAAGTTATGCTCGATTGGACAGAGAGAGAGTTTGATTTGTATGATGCCAGCTACCTCAAAGACCTGCCTGAGGTTCACAAGACTGGACTTACTATGAAAAAGACAAAACAGGAAGCTATTTCTTTGTTTTCGTGCCTTGATGCCTTCTTAAAAGAGGAACCTTTGGGGCCTGACGATATGTG GTATTGTCCACGCTGCAAGGAGCATAGACAAGCCAGTAAGAAGTTGGATTTGTGGAGGTTGCCCGATATATTGgtttttcatttaaaaaggTTTTCATACAGCAGGTGGCTGAAGAACAAACTTGACACCTTTGTGAATTTTCCCACCTGCAATCTTGATTTGAGCAATTATGTAAAAAGCAATGAAGCATCTGAAGGATCTCATGTCTACGAGCTATATGCCATTAGTAACCATTACGGTGGCCTAGGTGGGGGGCATTATTCTGCATACTGCAAG TTAATAGATGACAACAGATGGTATCATTTTGATGATGCTCATGTTTCACCAGTCAGTGAAGATGAGATCAAGACGTCAGCTGCTTATGTGTTGTTCTACCGAAGAGTAAGAGGTAAACCAAATGGAGCAGTGGGTGAACCATCGCATGGTTATAGAGCTTTTTGA
- the LOC113722452 gene encoding ubiquitin carboxyl-terminal hydrolase 9-like isoform X2 — protein sequence MYKKITLCVIKIIHSKKYIRPTEIVAPAAVCALLRWVGTVYVLDRLRSLKWKEGRSKNRGNGWWLQLFEGMDRYVALRPGERVLLSWIMTIPDSGYMMENGSIELPCTPEEEKRIVLELSRRAESNLREGNVYYVVSTRWYMGWQKYTGQPVGVFTFNEPPTEAPTSSAADRPGPIDNSDLVLNGSDGADPQLLRTVEEGRDYVLVPKDVWERLYAWYKGGPVLARKMISAGDSKQFHVEVFPLCLTLVDARDNSQSVVRLSKKASLHELYKTVCRLKGVESEKARIWDYFNKQKQTVLVVSNQTLEESSLQMDQHILLEVQIDGFWPSGFGMDSTGNDLALVPVEPLRSSVTIAGGPTLSNGYSSSYSSNIYGVINLSSTNGDMEDGYESSRSMTRVDRGGLAGLQNLGNTCFMNSAIQCLVHTPPIFEYFLEDYSSEINRQNPLGMHGELALAFGELLRKLWSSGRTPVAPRAFKTKLARFAPQFSGYNQHDSQELLAFLLDGLHEDLNRVKQKPYIETKDSDGRPDEEVADEYWRYHKARNDSIIVDVFQGQYKSTLVCPVCNKISITFDPFMYLSLPLPSTATRTMTVTVFYGDGSGLPMPYTVTVLKHGCCKDLIQALGAACCLRTDEYLLLAEVYEHRIYRYLENPSEVLGTIKDDEHIVAFRLPKNGAELTRLEIAHRIGEKSLFCNTNDNLRASERKLFLTPLITFLEDPQSGADIDLAVHRMLSPLRKKGYSSSISIRNGRESTNGCSTQLGPGTQSAENCESEEMSINSLSFHLCIMEDSGLSRRRISKETVIKFGRVVKVMLDWTEREFDLYDASYLKDLPEVHKTGLTMKKTKQEAISLFSCLDAFLKEEPLGPDDMWYCPRCKEHRQASKKLDLWRLPDILVFHLKRFSYSRWLKNKLDTFVNFPTCNLDLSNYVKSNEASEGSHVYELYAISNHYGGLGGGHYSAYCKLIDDNRWYHFDDAHVSPVSEDEIKTSAAYVLFYRRVRGKPNGAVGEPSHGYRAF from the exons ATGTATAAAAAAATTACACTGTGTGTAATTAAAATTATACACAGTAAAAAATACATACGACCGACAGAAATAGTTGCACCTGCAGCAGTTTGTGCCCTTCTCCGTTGGGTTGGGACTGTGTATGTGTTGGACAGACTGCGTTCATTAAA gtggaaggaaggaaggagTAAGAATAGGGGAAATGGTTGGTGGCTCCAACTTTTTGAGGGCATGGATAGATACGTCGCTTTGAG GCCGGGGGAACGGGTTCTTCTGAGTTGGATCATGACGATTCCGGATTCTGGGTATATGATGGAGAACGGATCCATTGAATTGCCGTGCACCCCTGAAGAGGAAAAGAGGATTGTTCTCGAATTATCCCGACGAGCTGAATCCAATCTCCGTGAAGGCAATGTTTATTACGTTGTCTCCACTAG GTGGTACATGGGCTGGCAAAAGTACACCGGGCAACCTGTTGGAGTTTTTACTTTTAATGAACCTCCTACTGAAGCTCCAACCTCCAGTGCCGCAGACAGGCCTGGACCAATAGATAATAGTGATTTAGTGTTAAATGGCAGTGACGGTGCTGACCCTCAGCTTCTTCGAACGGTGGAAGAAGGACGTGACTATGTATTAGTTCCAAAAGATGTGTGGGAAAGGCTTTATGCATG GTACAAAGGGGGACCAGTACTAGCCAGGAAGATGATTTCCGCTGGAGATAGTAAGCAGTTCCATGTGGAGGTTTTTCCTCTCTGTCTTACCTTGGTTGACGCTAGAGACAATAGTCAATCTGTTGTAAGGTTAAGTAAAAAG GCTTCTTTGCATGAACTTTATAAGACAGTATGCCGCCTTAAAGGAGTAGAGTCAGAAAAG GCACGAATCTGGGACTATTTTAATAAACAGAAGCAGACAGTTTTGGTTGTTTCAAACCAAACCTTGGAGGAATCTAGCTTGCAGATGGATCAACAT ATTCTGCTTGAGGTGCAGATTGATGGATTTTGGCCTTCAGGATTTGGCATGGATTCAACAGGAAATGACTTGGCTCTGGTTCCAGTTGAACCATTAAGGTCATCTGTTACAATTGCAGGAGGTCCAACTTTATCTAATGGTTATTCCAGTAGTTATAGCTCCAATATATACGGAGTGATTAATTTGAGCTCCACGAATGGGGATATGGAGGATGGATATGAGAGTTCAAGATCTATGACCAGAGTGGATAGAGGTGGATTGGCAGGATTGCAAAATTTAGGGAATACATGCTTTATGAACAGTGCTATTCAATGTTTGGTTCATACACCACCCATTTTTGAGTACTTCTTGGAAGACTACAGCAGCGAGATCAACAGACAAAATCCTTTAGGAATGCAT GGTGAGCTTGCACTTGCTTTTGGTGAACTCTTGAGGAAACTATGGTCATCTGGGCGGACACCAGTTGCACCCCGAGCTTTCAAGACAAAACTTGCTCGTTTTGCTCCGCAGTTTAGTGGTTATAACCAGCATGATTCACAG GAACTCCTGGCCTTTCTCCTTGATGGGCTGCATGAAGATTTGAATCGTGTAAAGCAAAAGCCATACATTGAGACGAAGGATTCTGATGGTCGCCCAGATGAGGAGGTAGCCGATGAATATTGGAGATATCACAAGGCTAGAAATGACTCCATCATAGTTGATGTTTTCCAG GGTCAATATAAGTCAACATTGGTTTGCCCGGTTTGCAACAAGATATCAATAACATTTGACCCCTTCATGTACTTGTCATTGCCTCTTCCTTCAACAGCTACAAGAACAATGACAGTTACAGTTTTTTATGGCGATGGGAGTGGCCTTCCAATGCCCTATACAGTCACTGTGTTAAAACATGGCTGCTGTAAAGATCTGATTCAAGCTTTAGGTGCAGCTTGCTGCTTAAGGACTGATGAATATCTGTTGCTTGCAGAG GTCTATGAGCATCGAATATATAGATACTTGGAAAATCCTTCTGAAGTGCTGGGTACAATTAAGGACGATGAACATATTGTTGCATTCAGACTCCCCAAGAATGGTGCTGAATTAACAAGGCTGGAGATAGCTCACCGAATCGGAGAGAAGTCCTTGTTTTGCAATACAAA CGATAATCTGAGGGCTAGTGAGAGGAAGCTTTTCTTGACACCACTTATTACTTTCTTGGAAGACCCTCAGTCTGGAGCAGATATTGATCTCGCTGTACACCGAATGCTGTCTCCTCTACGAAAGAAAGGATATTCATCATCTATTTCAATTCGTAATGGCAGGGAATCAACCAATGGCTGCAGTACCCAGTTAGGACCCGGGACACAGTCTGCAGAGAACTGTGAATCAGAAGAAATGTCTATCAATTCTTTGTCATTTCATCTTTGTATAATGGAGGACAGTGGTTTAAGTCGCAGACGTATTTCAAAGGAGACTGTAATCAAATTTGGTCGAGTTGTAAAAGTTATGCTCGATTGGACAGAGAGAGAGTTTGATTTGTATGATGCCAGCTACCTCAAAGACCTGCCTGAGGTTCACAAGACTGGACTTACTATGAAAAAGACAAAACAGGAAGCTATTTCTTTGTTTTCGTGCCTTGATGCCTTCTTAAAAGAGGAACCTTTGGGGCCTGACGATATGTG GTATTGTCCACGCTGCAAGGAGCATAGACAAGCCAGTAAGAAGTTGGATTTGTGGAGGTTGCCCGATATATTGgtttttcatttaaaaaggTTTTCATACAGCAGGTGGCTGAAGAACAAACTTGACACCTTTGTGAATTTTCCCACCTGCAATCTTGATTTGAGCAATTATGTAAAAAGCAATGAAGCATCTGAAGGATCTCATGTCTACGAGCTATATGCCATTAGTAACCATTACGGTGGCCTAGGTGGGGGGCATTATTCTGCATACTGCAAG TTAATAGATGACAACAGATGGTATCATTTTGATGATGCTCATGTTTCACCAGTCAGTGAAGATGAGATCAAGACGTCAGCTGCTTATGTGTTGTTCTACCGAAGAGTAAGAGGTAAACCAAATGGAGCAGTGGGTGAACCATCGCATGGTTATAGAGCTTTTTGA
- the LOC113722452 gene encoding ubiquitin carboxyl-terminal hydrolase 9-like isoform X1, with protein MYKKITLCVIKIIHSKKYIRPTEIVAPAAVCALLRWVGTVYVLDRLRSLKWKEGRSKNRGNGWWLQLFEGMDRYVALRPGERVLLSWIMTIPDSGYMMENGSIELPCTPEEEKRIVLELSRRAESNLREGNVYYVVSTRWYMGWQKYTGQPVGVFTFNEPPTEAPTSSAADRPGPIDNSDLVLNGSDGADPQLLRTVEEGRDYVLVPKDVWERLYAWYKGGPVLARKMISAGDSKQFHVEVFPLCLTLVDARDNSQSVVRLSKKASLHELYKTVCRLKGVESEKARIWDYFNKQKQTVLVVSNQTLEESSLQMDQHILLEVQIDGFWPSGFGMDSTGNDLALVPVEPLRSSVTIAGGPTLSNGYSSSYSSNIYGVINLSSTNGDMEDGYESSRSMTRVDRGGLAGLQNLGNTCFMNSAIQCLVHTPPIFEYFLEDYSSEINRQNPLGMHGELALAFGELLRKLWSSGRTPVAPRAFKTKLARFAPQFSGYNQHDSQELLAFLLDGLHEDLNRVKQKPYIETKDSDGRPDEEVADEYWRYHKARNDSIIVDVFQGQYKSTLVCPVCNKISITFDPFMYLSLPLPSTATRTMTVTVFYGDGSGLPMPYTVTVLKHGCCKDLIQALGAACCLRTDEYLLLAEVYEHRIYRYLENPSEVLGTIKDDEHIVAFRLPKNGAELTRLEIAHRIGEKSLFCNTNLHFSSDNLRASERKLFLTPLITFLEDPQSGADIDLAVHRMLSPLRKKGYSSSISIRNGRESTNGCSTQLGPGTQSAENCESEEMSINSLSFHLCIMEDSGLSRRRISKETVIKFGRVVKVMLDWTEREFDLYDASYLKDLPEVHKTGLTMKKTKQEAISLFSCLDAFLKEEPLGPDDMWYCPRCKEHRQASKKLDLWRLPDILVFHLKRFSYSRWLKNKLDTFVNFPTCNLDLSNYVKSNEASEGSHVYELYAISNHYGGLGGGHYSAYCKLIDDNRWYHFDDAHVSPVSEDEIKTSAAYVLFYRRVRGKPNGAVGEPSHGYRAF; from the exons ATGTATAAAAAAATTACACTGTGTGTAATTAAAATTATACACAGTAAAAAATACATACGACCGACAGAAATAGTTGCACCTGCAGCAGTTTGTGCCCTTCTCCGTTGGGTTGGGACTGTGTATGTGTTGGACAGACTGCGTTCATTAAA gtggaaggaaggaaggagTAAGAATAGGGGAAATGGTTGGTGGCTCCAACTTTTTGAGGGCATGGATAGATACGTCGCTTTGAG GCCGGGGGAACGGGTTCTTCTGAGTTGGATCATGACGATTCCGGATTCTGGGTATATGATGGAGAACGGATCCATTGAATTGCCGTGCACCCCTGAAGAGGAAAAGAGGATTGTTCTCGAATTATCCCGACGAGCTGAATCCAATCTCCGTGAAGGCAATGTTTATTACGTTGTCTCCACTAG GTGGTACATGGGCTGGCAAAAGTACACCGGGCAACCTGTTGGAGTTTTTACTTTTAATGAACCTCCTACTGAAGCTCCAACCTCCAGTGCCGCAGACAGGCCTGGACCAATAGATAATAGTGATTTAGTGTTAAATGGCAGTGACGGTGCTGACCCTCAGCTTCTTCGAACGGTGGAAGAAGGACGTGACTATGTATTAGTTCCAAAAGATGTGTGGGAAAGGCTTTATGCATG GTACAAAGGGGGACCAGTACTAGCCAGGAAGATGATTTCCGCTGGAGATAGTAAGCAGTTCCATGTGGAGGTTTTTCCTCTCTGTCTTACCTTGGTTGACGCTAGAGACAATAGTCAATCTGTTGTAAGGTTAAGTAAAAAG GCTTCTTTGCATGAACTTTATAAGACAGTATGCCGCCTTAAAGGAGTAGAGTCAGAAAAG GCACGAATCTGGGACTATTTTAATAAACAGAAGCAGACAGTTTTGGTTGTTTCAAACCAAACCTTGGAGGAATCTAGCTTGCAGATGGATCAACAT ATTCTGCTTGAGGTGCAGATTGATGGATTTTGGCCTTCAGGATTTGGCATGGATTCAACAGGAAATGACTTGGCTCTGGTTCCAGTTGAACCATTAAGGTCATCTGTTACAATTGCAGGAGGTCCAACTTTATCTAATGGTTATTCCAGTAGTTATAGCTCCAATATATACGGAGTGATTAATTTGAGCTCCACGAATGGGGATATGGAGGATGGATATGAGAGTTCAAGATCTATGACCAGAGTGGATAGAGGTGGATTGGCAGGATTGCAAAATTTAGGGAATACATGCTTTATGAACAGTGCTATTCAATGTTTGGTTCATACACCACCCATTTTTGAGTACTTCTTGGAAGACTACAGCAGCGAGATCAACAGACAAAATCCTTTAGGAATGCAT GGTGAGCTTGCACTTGCTTTTGGTGAACTCTTGAGGAAACTATGGTCATCTGGGCGGACACCAGTTGCACCCCGAGCTTTCAAGACAAAACTTGCTCGTTTTGCTCCGCAGTTTAGTGGTTATAACCAGCATGATTCACAG GAACTCCTGGCCTTTCTCCTTGATGGGCTGCATGAAGATTTGAATCGTGTAAAGCAAAAGCCATACATTGAGACGAAGGATTCTGATGGTCGCCCAGATGAGGAGGTAGCCGATGAATATTGGAGATATCACAAGGCTAGAAATGACTCCATCATAGTTGATGTTTTCCAG GGTCAATATAAGTCAACATTGGTTTGCCCGGTTTGCAACAAGATATCAATAACATTTGACCCCTTCATGTACTTGTCATTGCCTCTTCCTTCAACAGCTACAAGAACAATGACAGTTACAGTTTTTTATGGCGATGGGAGTGGCCTTCCAATGCCCTATACAGTCACTGTGTTAAAACATGGCTGCTGTAAAGATCTGATTCAAGCTTTAGGTGCAGCTTGCTGCTTAAGGACTGATGAATATCTGTTGCTTGCAGAG GTCTATGAGCATCGAATATATAGATACTTGGAAAATCCTTCTGAAGTGCTGGGTACAATTAAGGACGATGAACATATTGTTGCATTCAGACTCCCCAAGAATGGTGCTGAATTAACAAGGCTGGAGATAGCTCACCGAATCGGAGAGAAGTCCTTGTTTTGCAATACAAA TTTGCATTTTTCCAGCGATAATCTGAGGGCTAGTGAGAGGAAGCTTTTCTTGACACCACTTATTACTTTCTTGGAAGACCCTCAGTCTGGAGCAGATATTGATCTCGCTGTACACCGAATGCTGTCTCCTCTACGAAAGAAAGGATATTCATCATCTATTTCAATTCGTAATGGCAGGGAATCAACCAATGGCTGCAGTACCCAGTTAGGACCCGGGACACAGTCTGCAGAGAACTGTGAATCAGAAGAAATGTCTATCAATTCTTTGTCATTTCATCTTTGTATAATGGAGGACAGTGGTTTAAGTCGCAGACGTATTTCAAAGGAGACTGTAATCAAATTTGGTCGAGTTGTAAAAGTTATGCTCGATTGGACAGAGAGAGAGTTTGATTTGTATGATGCCAGCTACCTCAAAGACCTGCCTGAGGTTCACAAGACTGGACTTACTATGAAAAAGACAAAACAGGAAGCTATTTCTTTGTTTTCGTGCCTTGATGCCTTCTTAAAAGAGGAACCTTTGGGGCCTGACGATATGTG GTATTGTCCACGCTGCAAGGAGCATAGACAAGCCAGTAAGAAGTTGGATTTGTGGAGGTTGCCCGATATATTGgtttttcatttaaaaaggTTTTCATACAGCAGGTGGCTGAAGAACAAACTTGACACCTTTGTGAATTTTCCCACCTGCAATCTTGATTTGAGCAATTATGTAAAAAGCAATGAAGCATCTGAAGGATCTCATGTCTACGAGCTATATGCCATTAGTAACCATTACGGTGGCCTAGGTGGGGGGCATTATTCTGCATACTGCAAG TTAATAGATGACAACAGATGGTATCATTTTGATGATGCTCATGTTTCACCAGTCAGTGAAGATGAGATCAAGACGTCAGCTGCTTATGTGTTGTTCTACCGAAGAGTAAGAGGTAAACCAAATGGAGCAGTGGGTGAACCATCGCATGGTTATAGAGCTTTTTGA